The Leptospira sp. WS39.C2 genome contains a region encoding:
- a CDS encoding FecR domain-containing protein, with translation MKKILIFSVLLLALSQCQKFAFWQNQTKDDTAGAVITFIQGQVTLFKDGKESFASLGDVIKPGDRILSKLGKVDLQTYRGEIIRIKENSDVLFRDLAGASQPNTDIHIWAGNLLVKSVKLKANQNLSISSPTMVAGVRGTIFSFELEKGSVPKVKVYEGAVAVAFKTGPKLLEQNDGLSQENYDQFVKTLEENEVVLESGESLEVNPSLNELVYLINAKMAAASLTKDELSGFSDVTNGISKVESPVSPKEKAEVETLVSIDNTLIQKQVENKEGNLEATQEIVESIEKEHESKRNEALTTIASDAEKMGLQNEEDIQNHYSVLETIHKSNGEVLSGAVVAQLGDIFIVHSTKGVFQLKVDDIEYVEYKNFKVQTRSKK, from the coding sequence ATGAAAAAAATCCTAATCTTTTCAGTTTTGCTTTTGGCCTTATCCCAATGCCAAAAATTTGCCTTTTGGCAAAACCAAACAAAGGATGATACAGCAGGTGCTGTCATCACTTTCATTCAAGGGCAAGTGACCTTATTCAAAGATGGAAAGGAATCATTTGCAAGTTTAGGTGATGTGATCAAACCAGGAGACCGTATCCTTTCAAAACTAGGTAAAGTTGACTTACAAACTTACCGTGGGGAAATCATCAGAATCAAAGAAAATTCAGATGTTTTATTTCGTGATTTAGCAGGTGCATCACAACCCAATACTGACATTCACATTTGGGCTGGTAACCTTCTTGTCAAATCGGTCAAATTAAAAGCAAATCAGAATTTATCGATTTCCTCACCTACAATGGTGGCGGGTGTCCGTGGGACTATTTTTTCATTTGAATTAGAAAAAGGTTCAGTCCCAAAAGTGAAAGTATATGAGGGTGCTGTGGCTGTTGCTTTCAAAACTGGTCCTAAACTCCTAGAACAAAACGACGGACTTTCCCAAGAGAACTATGATCAATTTGTGAAAACGTTAGAGGAAAACGAAGTGGTTCTCGAATCAGGAGAATCATTAGAAGTAAACCCTAGTTTGAATGAACTTGTTTATCTCATCAATGCGAAAATGGCAGCAGCAAGTCTCACAAAAGATGAGTTATCTGGTTTTTCAGATGTTACAAATGGAATTTCAAAAGTAGAAAGTCCAGTTTCGCCAAAGGAAAAAGCGGAAGTGGAAACCCTTGTTTCTATCGATAACACTCTCATCCAAAAACAAGTGGAAAACAAAGAAGGAAATTTGGAAGCCACACAAGAGATCGTTGAAAGCATCGAAAAAGAGCACGAGAGCAAACGTAATGAAGCTCTCACCACCATTGCCTCTGATGCCGAAAAAATGGGCCTTCAAAATGAAGAAGACATCCAAAATCACTATAGTGTTTTAGAGACCATTCATAAATCCAATGGAGAAGTATTATCAGGAGCTGTGGTTGCTCAATTAGGGGACATATTCATAGTCCACTCAACGAAAGGAGTGTTCCAATTGAAAGTGGACGATATCGAATACGTTGAGTATAAGAATTTTAAGGTGCAAACTCGATCCAAAAAATAA
- a CDS encoding nitrilase-related carbon-nitrogen hydrolase yields the protein MNFISNQWFLLTVGGIFIGFTGMKWNIPIFGWFVFIPFLRYIRLGYSFKILFTSLILFQIVSTFRIVSEPFHIWIAFLSGIQAGILFSILLWIWNFIRIRYKNNISPILFFAFTCTILEWIGAYFSDLGVWGMLANSQIGNLVFLQSASLFGATGISFVIYLFNASFEQLFSEQIDQKQISKSCTYYFSFTIILIILLYFYGSIRLSLPIPGKQIKVATVTTKMDIQTIWKNPIKNKINTQLTIEKTKLAAKEGANVVVWNEGAILISKETELEFLNSLISIAKEENIELVAAYIIQHNENEFYFDNKLVWLSNEGEIRQTYYKQFIVPFEPISKIHSEIKSIETNFGKMSVAICYDFDSLHVTEIHAQTGSNITLIPASDWNGINPFHTEMATIRGIENGSSIVRSTRSGLSGIYDGYGRTKGTLDYFEENDGILISSVSPLKIKTLYSQYGNWVVGIGLFYLVFSLFQILQFVRKNRINVNN from the coding sequence ATGAATTTTATTTCTAATCAATGGTTTTTACTCACAGTTGGTGGAATCTTCATTGGATTCACTGGAATGAAATGGAATATTCCAATTTTTGGCTGGTTTGTTTTTATTCCATTCTTAAGATACATTCGTTTGGGTTATTCTTTTAAGATACTTTTCACTAGTTTGATTTTATTCCAAATAGTATCTACTTTTCGTATTGTGAGTGAGCCATTTCACATTTGGATTGCTTTTCTATCAGGTATCCAAGCTGGAATCTTATTTTCAATTTTACTATGGATATGGAATTTCATTCGCATTCGATATAAGAATAACATTTCTCCTATTTTGTTTTTTGCATTTACCTGTACGATATTAGAATGGATAGGCGCTTATTTTTCAGACTTGGGTGTTTGGGGAATGTTAGCAAATAGTCAAATTGGGAATTTAGTATTTTTGCAGTCTGCTTCCCTATTTGGAGCCACTGGCATTAGCTTCGTCATATATCTGTTTAACGCATCTTTTGAACAACTATTCAGTGAACAAATAGATCAAAAACAAATTTCAAAATCTTGTACGTATTATTTTTCATTCACAATCATTCTCATCATTCTTCTATATTTTTATGGATCAATTCGATTGAGTTTACCAATTCCTGGAAAACAAATTAAAGTTGCTACTGTAACTACAAAAATGGACATCCAAACAATTTGGAAAAATCCAATCAAAAATAAGATAAATACTCAGCTAACAATTGAAAAAACTAAACTTGCAGCAAAGGAAGGCGCAAACGTTGTTGTATGGAATGAAGGAGCGATTCTAATTTCAAAAGAAACTGAATTAGAATTTTTGAACTCTCTAATTTCAATCGCAAAGGAAGAAAATATCGAACTCGTGGCAGCTTATATCATCCAACACAACGAAAATGAATTTTATTTTGATAATAAACTAGTATGGTTATCGAATGAAGGTGAGATAAGACAAACCTATTATAAACAATTTATTGTACCTTTCGAACCTATCTCAAAAATACATTCTGAAATCAAATCGATCGAAACGAATTTCGGCAAAATGTCAGTTGCTATATGTTATGACTTCGATAGTTTGCATGTAACAGAGATCCATGCCCAGACTGGATCAAACATCACCTTAATTCCTGCTTCGGACTGGAATGGAATTAATCCTTTTCATACCGAGATGGCTACGATTCGTGGGATCGAAAATGGATCATCTATTGTCCGTTCTACGAGGAGTGGATTATCCGGAATTTATGATGGATATGGAAGGACAAAGGGTACACTTGATTATTTTGAAGAAAATGATGGGATTCTCATTTCATCTGTATCTCCTTTAAAGATCAAAACCCTCTACTCACAATATGGAAATTGGGTTGTTGGAATTGGCCTATTTTATTTGGTTTTTTCTTTATTCCAAATTCTTCAATTTGTCCGAAAAAATCGGATAAATGTAAACAATTAG
- a CDS encoding TetR/AcrR family transcriptional regulator: MNAKVAPKLDPLLQFPLKERKFARTRTKLTFGLLELLETKPYNEIKIIELCQYAEISEPTFYNYFPEKDELILHYIQIWSLQVTVFAEKNKMANSGYGLIQSLFRYTAKESKKNPRILLEIISFQTKYKKRPQAKELTLAERYLLFPNHPAIGTLPIGGIELILENAMKLAKENKELPKDTNWKSLSLAIASCFFGIPILAFQLNENLESLWIDSLDYIWIGAGSNLKLNEKVRK; the protein is encoded by the coding sequence ATGAATGCTAAAGTGGCTCCCAAATTAGATCCTTTGCTTCAATTCCCTTTAAAAGAACGAAAATTTGCGAGGACACGCACAAAACTTACATTTGGTTTATTAGAATTATTGGAAACAAAACCATATAATGAAATCAAAATCATAGAACTTTGCCAATATGCAGAGATTTCTGAACCAACATTTTATAATTATTTTCCTGAAAAAGACGAACTGATCTTACATTATATCCAGATATGGAGCCTCCAAGTCACAGTTTTTGCTGAAAAAAATAAAATGGCAAATTCAGGTTATGGCTTAATACAATCTTTGTTTCGTTATACGGCCAAAGAATCCAAAAAAAATCCGAGAATCCTTTTGGAGATAATTTCCTTCCAAACTAAGTATAAAAAAAGACCCCAAGCTAAGGAATTAACTTTGGCGGAACGATATTTACTTTTCCCAAATCATCCCGCTATCGGAACACTGCCCATCGGTGGTATCGAATTGATTTTAGAAAATGCAATGAAATTGGCAAAAGAAAACAAGGAGCTTCCCAAAGATACAAATTGGAAAAGTCTATCACTTGCAATTGCAAGTTGTTTCTTTGGGATTCCAATATTAGCGTTTCAGCTGAACGAAAATCTAGAATCACTTTGGATAGATTCGTTGGACTATATATGGATTGGTGCTGGTTCGAATCTTAAGTTAAATGAAAAGGTGAGAAAGTAA
- a CDS encoding 1-acyl-sn-glycerol-3-phosphate acyltransferase, with translation MGQLQFFVVLCYAIPVLAIIFPIGLTFSYLFKITKLDRWSNRINNFLGYFWYRSFFLLTGRTLDVSLGNWNPEGNNRFLICNHTNALEVPLIVSLPYLSKSKDIRLSYLGGDIIQRYKIIPLMMHKTIVEAVIYSEKKPNFRNFKTDVLRVLKTRSIFLYPEGERTFTEEIQPFQTGVMKIAYKFNIDLDVFVVSGFMGYSSLEEYKHLAHSKKIYFHYCGSILAKDYPTFEEYLSKAETLMNEKKQFLETKEKTLIHQT, from the coding sequence ATGGGCCAACTACAGTTTTTCGTCGTTTTATGTTATGCCATACCAGTTTTAGCGATTATTTTTCCTATCGGACTTACCTTTTCATATTTGTTTAAAATTACAAAACTGGATCGATGGTCGAATCGAATTAATAATTTTTTAGGGTACTTTTGGTACCGTTCTTTTTTTCTATTAACTGGCCGTACCCTCGATGTTTCTCTTGGGAATTGGAATCCAGAAGGAAACAATCGTTTCCTAATTTGTAACCATACAAATGCTTTAGAAGTTCCGTTGATTGTATCTTTGCCATATTTATCAAAATCAAAAGACATTCGTTTGTCTTATCTTGGTGGTGATATCATCCAAAGATACAAAATCATCCCTTTGATGATGCACAAAACAATTGTTGAGGCAGTCATTTATTCTGAGAAAAAACCAAATTTTAGAAACTTTAAAACTGATGTTTTACGTGTGTTAAAAACTAGATCGATTTTTTTATACCCTGAGGGAGAAAGAACCTTTACGGAAGAAATTCAACCATTCCAAACAGGTGTGATGAAAATCGCTTATAAATTTAATATTGATTTAGATGTGTTTGTTGTTAGTGGGTTTATGGGATACTCCAGTTTGGAAGAATACAAACATTTAGCCCATTCCAAAAAAATATATTTTCACTATTGTGGTTCTATATTGGCAAAAGATTATCCTACATTTGAAGAATACCTATCAAAAGCAGAAACACTCATGAATGAAAAAAAACAATTCTTGGAAACAAAGGAAAAAACTTTAATCCACCAAACTTAG
- a CDS encoding chloride channel protein, translating to MNQKYYLRCKNYILFLTFWSAVLFCIALVVGSLSAFFLHALDFVSNLREGDPSIIYFLPIAGFVIGWIYYRYGSKANQGNNLLLEEIHSPNSIIPIRMAPFVLFGTLVTHLFGGSAGREGTAVQMGGSIAHQVVRFFPFAQKEHQSLIIFGMSAGFAAVFGTPIAAAIFSIEVIQIGAYRWKLFLPSLMIAWLSHEVCLFWNVKHSLFPEVLFVWDEMIFLSIILLAVSSGIIAKVFTKLLYFLSKLAQNLIKYPPFRPFVGGLVLVILFLSGVGLEYYGLGVNTIQNAFTETLPNETFLWKLLLTSITIGFGFKGGEVTPLFFIGAALGNMFSQIDPTFLTLFVSVGFISVFAGATNTPLACAIMGMELFGFQCGLLFLLVTQISYILSGHTSIYSSQIIAKKKWLHSRSDIGKKISDLSK from the coding sequence ATGAATCAAAAATATTACTTACGATGTAAAAATTATATTTTGTTCCTAACATTTTGGAGCGCTGTCCTATTTTGTATTGCTCTCGTAGTTGGAAGCCTTTCGGCATTTTTCTTACACGCACTCGATTTTGTTTCAAACTTACGTGAAGGTGATCCCAGCATTATCTATTTTCTACCGATAGCAGGATTTGTGATTGGTTGGATATACTACCGATATGGATCAAAAGCGAATCAAGGTAATAATTTATTATTAGAAGAAATCCATTCTCCAAATTCTATCATTCCGATTCGAATGGCCCCTTTTGTATTGTTTGGAACACTCGTTACACATTTGTTTGGTGGATCGGCTGGTCGAGAAGGTACAGCGGTACAAATGGGAGGATCCATTGCACACCAAGTGGTTCGTTTTTTCCCTTTTGCCCAAAAAGAACACCAGAGTTTGATCATTTTTGGAATGAGTGCAGGTTTTGCGGCCGTATTTGGAACCCCCATTGCTGCTGCTATTTTTTCAATTGAAGTCATTCAAATTGGAGCCTATCGTTGGAAATTATTTTTACCTTCATTGATGATAGCGTGGTTATCTCATGAGGTCTGTTTGTTTTGGAATGTGAAACATTCTTTATTCCCTGAGGTATTGTTTGTCTGGGATGAAATGATCTTTCTTAGCATCATTTTACTTGCTGTTAGCTCTGGCATTATTGCCAAAGTATTTACCAAATTATTATATTTTTTATCTAAGTTAGCACAGAATTTGATTAAATACCCACCATTCCGGCCTTTCGTTGGCGGATTGGTATTAGTCATTTTATTTTTATCCGGAGTGGGATTAGAATATTATGGTTTAGGCGTAAATACAATTCAAAATGCATTCACAGAAACATTGCCGAATGAAACATTTTTATGGAAATTATTGCTCACTTCGATCACGATTGGATTTGGATTTAAAGGAGGGGAGGTCACTCCACTTTTTTTTATCGGAGCGGCCTTGGGAAATATGTTTTCACAAATTGATCCAACGTTTTTGACATTATTTGTCAGTGTTGGTTTTATCTCGGTTTTTGCTGGTGCTACCAACACTCCATTAGCCTGTGCTATTATGGGGATGGAGTTATTTGGATTCCAATGTGGATTGTTATTTTTACTAGTCACACAAATCTCTTATATCCTGTCGGGGCATACGAGTATTTATTCCTCCCAAATCATTGCTAAAAAAAAATGGCTTCATTCTCGTTCCGATATTGGAAAAAAAATCTCAGATTTGTCCAAATAA
- the xerA gene encoding site-specific tyrosine recombinase/integron integrase, protein MADLFRSYRTYLKIEKNYSEHTLFAYLRDLKFFFEFCLKEEIDILSVDVLDVRAYFADLKSTKKQDKRTQSRKLSSLRTFYKFLFREEKIGANPILQVSFPKTKKKLPKNFTPIETEDILDYEDPEKKEVLGKRDKAIVEVLYSTGLRVFELVNAKLSDLNEELTSLKVMGKRRKERFVFIGPEAKEALKDYLDERGNGGPDEIFLNQRGGKLTTRGIRYILSERRTVMGMEKAITPHKFRHTFATDLLNAGADIRAVQELLGHSSLSSTQVYLSVSRDRLKEVYRNAHPHAKK, encoded by the coding sequence ATGGCGGATTTATTTCGCAGTTACCGCACATATCTAAAAATCGAAAAAAATTATTCGGAACATACTTTATTTGCATATTTACGTGATTTGAAATTCTTTTTTGAATTCTGTTTAAAAGAAGAAATAGATATCCTCAGTGTTGATGTATTAGATGTGCGAGCATATTTTGCTGACTTAAAATCCACGAAGAAACAAGACAAACGTACCCAAAGTCGCAAACTTTCCTCTTTAAGAACGTTTTATAAATTTTTGTTTCGGGAAGAAAAGATTGGAGCAAATCCCATCTTACAAGTGAGTTTTCCAAAAACAAAAAAGAAATTACCAAAAAATTTCACACCGATCGAAACAGAAGACATCCTAGATTACGAAGACCCTGAAAAAAAGGAAGTATTGGGAAAACGAGACAAAGCCATTGTGGAAGTTTTATACAGTACGGGTTTACGGGTATTTGAGTTGGTGAATGCAAAATTAAGTGACTTGAACGAAGAGTTAACATCACTTAAAGTGATGGGTAAACGGAGAAAAGAAAGATTTGTATTCATAGGACCAGAAGCAAAAGAAGCACTTAAAGACTATTTGGATGAAAGAGGGAATGGCGGACCTGATGAAATCTTTTTGAACCAAAGAGGTGGCAAATTAACAACTCGTGGGATTCGTTATATTTTATCAGAACGAAGGACTGTTATGGGAATGGAAAAAGCCATAACCCCACACAAATTTAGACATACTTTTGCGACGGATTTACTCAATGCAGGTGCTGATATTCGCGCCGTACAAGAGTTACTTGGTCATTCGTCGTTGTCTTCTACGCAAGTATATTTGAGTGTCTCAAGAGATCGTTTGAAGGAAGTGTATCGAAACGCACATCCACATGCGAAGAAGTAG
- a CDS encoding PAS domain S-box protein has translation MTIIADKSILLVEDEAILALYEKNQLEQGGYKVTHVSNGENAIQLMKNNESPFDLILMDIDLGKGLDGTETATHILNHKEIPIVFLSSHTEREIVKKTESITSYGYVVKNSGFTVLDASIKMAFKLFEANELTKSKKEHLETVLHSIGDGVIATDRDGKVIRINPVAEKLTGWTHEEGVGLGINDVFNIINVKTRKKVENPVEIVLKTNSVVALANHTVLISKNGSEFQISDSGSPIKDLNGDTKGVVLVFRDITAEYNVQSQIAKQANMLDNVLDAVIGTDFTQKITYWNKAAEKIFVWKSEEVIGENILNVLKTNFQMLSNQQVIEKVNLEGSFIGEAIQQAKDGSFRNIEINLVLLNDESDLPIGYIFVARDISDRLEAINQIKESEAKLTQIIDSAMDAIISIDKSKKIVLFNGAAEKMFGYESTNIIGKPLDQLIPENFRSQHDKHIDHFGKTGVSRRAMGALGQIRGLRSNNDEFPIEASISQISVNGESLYTVILRDVSVRTLSESKIQKLLHEKENVLKEIHHRVKNNMSSLFTLLTLQAKSQENSSVQTILYEAAGRIKSMIVLYDKLYHSESVNGVTIQEYFPSICSEIVSIFPKKVDVNLDILDESIELNAKLLSSLGIILNELITNSMKHAFTEIQNPEIRLCITKIQNVLFLEYSDNGVGIPESVSIQNTPGFGLQLIGMLVDQIEGKIRIDRNHSPKFILELTI, from the coding sequence ATGACAATCATAGCAGATAAATCCATCTTACTTGTAGAAGATGAGGCTATTTTAGCTCTCTATGAAAAAAATCAATTGGAACAAGGTGGTTACAAAGTCACACATGTTTCCAATGGCGAAAATGCAATCCAGTTAATGAAAAATAACGAAAGTCCATTTGATTTGATATTAATGGATATTGACCTTGGAAAAGGTTTGGATGGAACAGAAACTGCTACTCACATCTTAAATCATAAAGAAATACCAATTGTTTTTTTATCTTCTCATACAGAGAGAGAAATTGTAAAAAAAACAGAAAGTATTACTTCTTATGGATATGTTGTAAAAAATTCAGGATTCACCGTGTTAGATGCTTCCATTAAAATGGCTTTTAAATTATTCGAAGCAAACGAACTCACAAAAAGTAAAAAAGAACATTTGGAAACTGTATTACATTCGATTGGTGATGGTGTTATCGCCACAGATAGAGATGGTAAAGTAATCCGTATCAATCCAGTTGCCGAAAAATTAACAGGATGGACTCATGAAGAAGGAGTTGGATTAGGAATCAATGATGTATTTAATATAATCAATGTTAAAACTAGGAAAAAAGTTGAAAATCCAGTAGAAATTGTTTTAAAAACAAATTCGGTTGTTGCCTTGGCAAATCATACAGTCTTGATTTCAAAAAATGGATCCGAATTTCAAATCTCTGATTCTGGATCTCCTATAAAAGATTTAAATGGTGATACCAAAGGTGTTGTTTTAGTTTTTCGTGATATCACTGCAGAATATAACGTACAAAGTCAGATCGCAAAACAAGCTAATATGTTAGATAATGTATTAGATGCTGTGATTGGGACAGATTTTACCCAAAAAATTACATATTGGAATAAGGCTGCTGAAAAAATCTTCGTTTGGAAATCGGAAGAAGTTATTGGTGAGAATATCTTGAATGTTTTGAAAACCAATTTCCAAATGTTATCAAACCAACAGGTTATAGAAAAAGTAAATTTGGAAGGAAGTTTTATTGGAGAGGCAATCCAACAAGCAAAGGATGGAAGTTTCAGGAATATTGAAATTAATCTAGTTCTGTTGAATGATGAATCGGACTTACCCATTGGTTATATTTTTGTTGCAAGAGATATTTCTGACCGATTAGAGGCTATAAATCAAATTAAGGAATCAGAAGCAAAGTTAACACAGATTATAGATTCGGCGATGGATGCAATTATCAGCATAGACAAATCAAAAAAGATTGTTTTATTTAATGGTGCTGCTGAAAAAATGTTTGGATATGAGTCAACAAATATCATTGGAAAACCTTTGGACCAATTGATACCTGAAAATTTTCGGAGTCAACATGATAAACATATAGATCATTTTGGAAAAACAGGCGTTAGTAGGAGAGCAATGGGTGCACTTGGACAAATAAGAGGTTTGAGATCCAATAATGATGAGTTTCCTATAGAAGCTTCCATTTCGCAGATTTCTGTAAATGGGGAATCGTTGTATACTGTTATATTAAGAGATGTTAGTGTTAGAACTCTTTCCGAATCAAAAATTCAAAAACTGCTACATGAAAAAGAGAATGTATTAAAAGAAATTCATCATCGTGTAAAAAATAATATGAGTTCTTTATTTACCTTACTCACTTTACAGGCGAAATCTCAAGAAAATTCATCAGTCCAAACAATTTTGTATGAAGCAGCAGGGCGAATCAAAAGTATGATTGTCCTTTATGATAAGCTCTATCACTCTGAGTCAGTGAATGGAGTAACCATACAAGAATATTTCCCATCCATTTGCTCTGAAATAGTTTCTATATTTCCAAAAAAAGTAGATGTGAATTTGGATATATTGGATGAATCCATTGAACTAAATGCAAAATTACTTTCGTCTTTAGGAATTATATTAAATGAATTGATAACCAATTCCATGAAACATGCATTTACAGAAATTCAAAATCCGGAGATTCGTCTTTGTATCACCAAAATACAAAATGTACTTTTTTTGGAATACTCGGATAATGGAGTTGGTATTCCCGAATCAGTTTCAATTCAGAACACACCAGGGTTTGGTTTACAATTGATAGGCATGCTAGTAGACCAAATAGAAGGTAAAATCAGAATTGATAGAAACCATAGCCCAAAATTTATCTTAGAATTAACAATTTAA
- the recA gene encoding recombinase RecA has product MKKEKADKALEKETDQRKQAIDAALGQIEKQFGKGSIMRLGADTRMAEMNVVSTGSLDLDIALGIGGFPSGRIIEIYGPESSGKTTLTLSAIAETQKKGGIAAFIDAEHALDPSYAKKLGVNVDDLLVAQPDNGEEALEICESLVRSNAIDLIVIDSVAALVPKAEIEGDMGDSHMGLQARLMSQALRKLTGTISKSSTTVIFINQIRMKIGVMFGSPETTTGGNALKFYASIRLDIRRIETLKEKEEPVGNRVRVKVVKNKCAPPFRQAEFDIMYANGINRESSLIDLAVRHDLVAKAGSWYSYNGEKIGQGKEQVRNFFLENPDIAFKIENQVRDLNSLPLLDQAKIQTREVKSIERDPKETKETKTKQPVSFSTEGDSDIAVGE; this is encoded by the coding sequence ATGAAAAAAGAGAAAGCTGACAAGGCACTAGAAAAAGAAACAGACCAAAGAAAACAGGCCATTGATGCGGCCCTCGGCCAAATTGAAAAACAATTTGGAAAAGGTTCCATCATGCGACTTGGGGCCGACACACGTATGGCAGAAATGAATGTAGTGTCCACTGGCTCTTTGGACCTTGACATAGCTTTGGGAATCGGCGGTTTTCCCTCTGGTCGAATCATCGAAATTTACGGACCAGAGTCTTCCGGAAAAACAACTCTCACTTTATCTGCCATTGCGGAAACGCAAAAAAAAGGAGGCATTGCTGCCTTCATAGACGCAGAACACGCACTTGATCCATCTTATGCTAAAAAACTCGGTGTCAATGTGGACGATCTACTCGTAGCCCAACCGGACAACGGCGAAGAAGCTCTTGAAATCTGCGAGTCCCTCGTTCGTTCCAATGCCATTGACCTCATCGTCATCGACTCAGTTGCTGCTCTTGTTCCGAAAGCAGAAATCGAAGGGGATATGGGTGACTCCCATATGGGCCTCCAAGCACGACTCATGTCACAAGCCCTTCGTAAACTCACAGGAACCATTTCCAAATCCAGTACCACAGTTATCTTTATCAACCAGATCCGTATGAAGATTGGGGTTATGTTTGGTAGCCCTGAAACCACTACAGGTGGTAACGCTTTAAAATTCTATGCGTCCATCCGTCTTGACATCCGCCGTATTGAGACTCTGAAAGAAAAAGAGGAACCAGTTGGTAACCGAGTCCGAGTGAAGGTGGTGAAAAACAAATGCGCCCCTCCTTTCCGTCAGGCGGAATTTGATATCATGTATGCGAATGGAATCAATCGTGAAAGTTCACTCATTGATTTAGCAGTTCGTCACGATTTAGTGGCAAAAGCTGGATCTTGGTATTCTTACAACGGTGAAAAAATTGGCCAAGGAAAAGAACAAGTTCGGAACTTCTTTTTAGAAAACCCAGACATTGCTTTCAAAATTGAAAACCAAGTCCGTGATCTGAATAGCCTTCCTTTGCTTGACCAAGCAAAAATCCAAACAAGAGAAGTGAAGTCCATTGAAAGAGATCCAAAAGAAACTAAGGAAACAAAAACAAAACAACCAGTGAGTTTCTCTACAGAAGGAGACTCCGACATCGCAGTCGGCGAATAA